From Triticum urartu cultivar G1812 chromosome 2, Tu2.1, whole genome shotgun sequence, a single genomic window includes:
- the LOC125538052 gene encoding ACT domain-containing protein ACR6-like, whose product MALTDDHDEYAKLVRGMNPPRVVIDNEASDDATVIRVDSVNSHGTLLAVVQVIADLNLVIRKAYFSSDGSWFMDVFNVTDRDGNKVLDTPTISYIQTTLEAEDCYYPEARNTVGIVPSEEYTSIELTGTDRPGLLSEVCAVLAGMQCAVRSAELWTHNTRVAAVVQVTDAVKAAGGAIEDEARIADISRRLDNLLRGQNGVRAAAAASLTHKERRLHQMMFEDRDYGAAGRPDPRTEVSVTHCAERGYTVVVVRCRDRPKLLFDTVCTITDMQYVVHHGTVSSEPGGGAYQEYYIRHVDGHPVSSEAERRRVVQCLEAAVERRTADGLELEVRTDDRAGLLSDVTRIFRENGLTIRRAEISSEDGEAVDTFYLSDPQGHPVEAKTIEAIRAQIGEATLRVKNNPLADDGGSSSGVAAGSTAFLFGNLFKFYRPFQNFGLIKLY is encoded by the exons ATGGCTCTCACAGACGACCACGACGAGTATGCCAAGCTCGTCCGGGGGATGAACCCGCCGAG GGTTGTGATCGACAACGAAGCCTCCGACGACGCAACCGTCATCCGGGTGGACAGCGTCAACAGCCACGGCAccctcctcgccgtcgtccaggtCATCGCCGACCTCAACCTCGTCATCCGCAAGGCCTACTTCTCCTCCGACGGCAGCTGGTTCATGGACG TGTTCAATGTCACCGACCGTGACGGGAACAAGGTTCTTGACACGCCAACCATCTCCTACATCCAGACG ACGCTGGAAGCCGAGGATTGCTACTACCCGGAGGCTCGCAACACGGTGGGCATCGTGCCGTCGGAGGAGTACACGTCGATCGAGCTCACGGGGACCGACCGCCCGGGCCTGCTCTCCGAGGTGTGCGCGGTGCTCGCCGGCATGCAGTGCGCGGTCCGGAGCGCCGAGCTCTGGACGCACAACACGCGCGTCGCGGCCGTCGTGCAGGTCACGGACGCGGTCAAAGCCGCGGGCGGCGCCATCGAGGACGAGGCCCGCATCGCCGACATCAGCCGGCGCCTCGACAACCTGCTGCGCGGGCAGAACGGCGTGCGAGCGGCGGCCGCGGCGAGCCTGACGCACAAGGAGCGCCGCCTGCACCAGATGATGTTCGAGGACCGGGACTACGGCGCCGCCGGACGGCCGGACCCGCGGACGGAGGTCTCCGTGACGCACTGCGCCGAGCGCGGGTACACCGTGGTGGTGGTCCGGTGCAGGGACCGGCCCAAGCTGCTGTTCGACACCGTCTGCACCATCACGGACATGCAGTACGTGGTCCACCACGGCACCGTAAGCTCCGAGCCGGGCGGCGGCGCCTACCAGGAGTACTACATCAGGCACGTGGACGGCCACCCGGTGAGCTCCGAGGCCGAGCGCCGGCGCGTCGTCCAGTGCCTCGAGGCGGCCGTGGAGCGCCGCACCGCCGACGGGCTGGAGCTGGAGGTCCGCACCGACGACCGCGCCGGCCTGCTCTCCGACGTCACCCGAATCTTCCGGGAGAACGGGCTGACGATACGGCGCGCCGAGATATCGTCCGAGGACGGGGAGGCCGTGGACACCTTCTACCTGTCGGACCCGCAGGGTCACCCAGTGGAAGCCAAGACGATCGAGGCCATCCGCGCGCAGATCGGCGAGGCCACGCTGCGGGTAAAGAACAACCCGCTGGCCGACGACGGCGGTTCCAGCTCCGGGGTCGCCGCCGGTTCGACGGCGTTCCTCTTCGGGAACCTCTTCAAGTTCTACCGTCCGTTCCAGAACTTCGGCCTCATCAAGCTCTACTAG